Proteins encoded together in one Sceloporus undulatus isolate JIND9_A2432 ecotype Alabama chromosome 4, SceUnd_v1.1, whole genome shotgun sequence window:
- the MED10 gene encoding mediator of RNA polymerase II transcription subunit 10, producing MAEKFDSLEEHLEKFVENIRQLGIIVSDFQPSSQAGLNQKLNFMVTGLQDIDKCRQQLHEISVPLEVFEYIDQGRNPQLYTKECLERALAKNEQVKGKIDTMKKFKSLLIQELTKVFPEDMAKYKAIRGEDPSP from the exons ATGGCGGAGAAGTTCGACTCCTTGGAGGAGCACCTGGAGAAGTTCGTGGAGAACATCCGGCAGCTGGGCATCATCGTCAGCGACTTCCAGCCCAGCAGCCAAGCGGGCCTCAACCAGAAGCT GAATTTTATGGTTACAGGCTTACAAGATATTGACAAATGCCGACAGCAGCTTCATGAGATCAGCGTACCTTTGGAAGTCTTTGA GTATATAGATCAAGGCCGCAACCCCCAGCTCTATACTAAAGAGTGCTTAGAAAGAGCTCTAGCTAAAAATGAGCAGGTCAAAGGCAAAATTGACACAATGAAG aaattCAAAAGCCTATTGATTCAAGAGCTGACTAAAGTGTTCCCAGAGGATATGGCCAAATACAAAGCTATTCGGGGTGAAGATCCTTCTCCttaa